One window of Globicephala melas chromosome 2, mGloMel1.2, whole genome shotgun sequence genomic DNA carries:
- the BTBD6 gene encoding BTB/POZ domain-containing protein 6 → MLLPLACLHGRVAQCLTALLVLAEPPPRPRRGARAHGAPPPRAEAALPAKMAAELYAPTGAAAAAATATDIANSNAAAAAAGRKGRPSAPLPALPPPAPAPPALDNNNLESPNWQSFHPTLRERNALMFNNELMADVHFVVGPPGAARRVPAHKYVLAVGSSVFYAMFYGDLAEVKSEIHIPDVEPTAFLILLKYMYSDEIDLEADTVLATLYAAKKYIVPALAKACVNFLETSLEAKNACVLLSQSRLFEEPELTQRCWEVIDAQAEMALRSEGFCEIDWQTLEIIVMREALNTKEAVVFEAVLSWAEAECKRQGLPATPRNKRHVLGPALYLVRIPTMTLEEFANGAAQSDILTLEETHNIFLWYTAANKPLLEFPLTKRKGLAPQRCHRFQSSAYRSNQWRYRGRCDSIQFAVDRRVFIAGLGLYGSSSGRAEYSVKIELKRLGVVLAQNLTTFVSDGSSSTFSVWFEHPVQVEQDTFYTASAVLDGSELSYFGQEGMTEVQCGKVTFQFQCSSDSTNGTGVQGGQIPELIFYA, encoded by the exons ATGCTGCTGCCCCTGGCCTGCCTGCACGGCCGGGTGGCGCAGTGCCTCACCGCGCTCCTAGTGCTCGCAGAGCCGCCCCCGAGGCCCCGGCGCGGCGCGAGGGCGCACGGCGCGCCGCCCCCGCGCGCGGAGGCCGCCCTGCCCGCGAAGATGGCCGCGGAGCTCTACGCGCCCACCGGCGCCGCAGCCGCGGCCGCCACCGCCACGGACATCGCCAACAGcaacgccgccgccgccgccgcgggcaGGAAGGGACGGCCCAGCGCCCCGCTGCCCGCCCTGCCACCGCCCGCGCCCGCGCCGCCCGCACTCGACAACAACAACTTGGAGAGCCCCAACTGGCAGTCCTTCCACCCGACCCTGCGCGAGAG GAACGCGCTGATGTTCAACAACGAGCTCATGGCCGACGTGCACTTCGTCGTGGGGCCCCCGGGCGCGGCCCGGAGGGTGCCTGCCCACAAG TATGTCTTGGCCGTGGGTAGCTCTGTCTTTTATGCCATGTTTTACGGGGACCTGGCAGAAGTCAAGTCAGAAATCCACATCCCTGACGTGGAACCTACAGCTTTTCTCATCTTGTTAAA GTACATGTACAGTGACGAGATTGACCTGGAAGCTGACACGGTGCTGGCCACTCTGTATGCCGCCAAGAAGTACATTGTCCCCGCGTTAGCAAAAGCCTGTGTCAACTTCCTGGAGACGAGTCTGGAAGCCAAAAACGCCTGTGTGCTGCTGTCCCAGAGCCGGCTGTTTGAGGAGCCCGAGCTGACCCAGCGCTGCTGGGAGGTCATCGATGCTCAGGCTGAGATGGCCCTGAGGTCCGAAGGCTTCTGTGAAATTGACTGGCAGACGCTGGAGATCATCGTGATGCGGGAGGCCCTCAACACCAAGGAGGCTGTGGTCTTCGAGGCAGTCCTGAGCTGGGCCGAGGCAGAGTGCAAGAGGCAGGGCCTGCCGGCCACCCCGCGCAACAAGAGGCATGTTTTGGGGCCAGCCCTCTACCTGGTCCGAATTCCAACTATGACCCTGGAAGAGTTTGCCAACGGCGCCGCCCAGTCGGACATCCTGACGCTGGAGGAGACCCACAACATCTTCCTGTGGTACACGGCGGCCAACAAGCCCCTCCTCGAATTCCCCCTGACCAAGAGGAAGGGCCTCGCCCCACAGAGGTGCCACCGCTTCCAGTCCTCCGCCTACCGCAGCAACCAGTGGCGCTACCGCGGCCGCTGCGACAGCATCCAGTTTGCCGTGGACAGGAGAGTATTTATTGCGGGGCTGGGCTTGTACGGCTCTAGCTCTGGGAGAGCGGAGTATAGCGTGAAGATTGAACTCAAGCGGCTGGGGGTGGTCCTGGCGCAGAACTTGACCACGTTTGTCTCCGACGGCTCCAGCAGCACCTTCTCAGTCTGGTTTGAACACCCCGTGCAGGTGGAGCAGGACACCTTCTACACCGCCAGCGCCGTCCTGGATGGCAGTGAGCTCAGCTACTTTGGGCAGGAGGGCATGACCGAGGTGCAGTGCGGGAAGGTGACCTTCCAGTTCCAGTGCTCTTCCGACAGCACCAACGGGACCGGGGTCCAGGGCGGGCAGATCCCCGAGCTCATCTTCTACGCCTGA